A genome region from Cervus elaphus chromosome 18, mCerEla1.1, whole genome shotgun sequence includes the following:
- the FAM131B gene encoding protein FAM131B isoform X1 → MGCIGSRTVGNEVIAVDWKGLKDVDQINMDSTSSLHGSSLHRPSTEQTRTDFSWDGINLSMEDTTSILPKLKRNSNAYGIGALAKSSFSGISRSMKDHVTKPTAMGQGRVAHMIEWQGWGKTPAIQPQHSHEAVRRDTDAYSDLSDGEKEARFLAGVMEQFAISEATLMAWSSMDGEDMSVNSTQETLGCNYSDNYQELMESQDALAQAPMDGWPHSYVSQGMYCLGSSDAWEASDQSLIASPATGSYLGPAFDDSQPSLHEMGPSQAASGYSAQEPSSLLGGDTDWAPGVGGVDLARGPVEEEKRPLAPEEEEDAGCRDLESLSPREDPEMSTALSRKVSDVTSSGVQSFDEEEGEANNN, encoded by the exons ATGGGCTGCATCGGCTCCCGGACCGTGG GAAATGAGGTGATCGCCGTGGACTGGAAGGGCCTGAAGGATGTGGACCAAATCAACATGGACAGCACCAGCTCGCTGCACGGGAGCAGCCTTCACCGGCCATCCACGGAG CAAACCCGGACAGACTTCTCCTGGGATGGCATCAAC CTCTCCATGGAGGACACCACTTCCATCCTTCCGAAGCTTAAGCGAAACTCGAACGCCTATGGCATTGGGGCCCTGGCCAAGTCATCGTTCTCAG GGATTTCGAGAAGCATGAAGGATCATGTGACAAAGCCCACAGCCATGGGGCAGGGCCGGGTGGCCCACATGATTgagtggcagggctgggggaagACACCAGCCATTCAGCCGCAGCACAGCCACGAGGCCGTCCGCAGGGACACAGATGCCTACTCCGACCTCAGCGACGGCGAGAAGGAGGCCCGTTTCCTTGCAG GTGTCATGGAACAGTTTGCTATCTCCGAGGCTACTCTCATGGCCTGGTCTTCCATGGATGGTGAGGACATGAGTGTCAACTCCACCCAGGAAACACTGGGCTGCAACTACAGCGACAACTACCAGGAGCTGATGGAGAGTCAGG ATGCCCTCGCTCAAGCCCCGATGGATGGCTGGCCTCATTCCTATGTGTCCCAGGGCATGTACTGTCTGGGGTCATCGGATGCCTGGGAAGCGAGCGACCAGTCCCTCATTGCCTCTCCGGCCACGGGATCCTATCTCGGGCCTGCATTTGATGACTCACAGCCTAGCCTGCATGAAATGGGACCTTCCCAAGCTGCTTCAGGATACTCTGCTCAGGAGCCGTCTTCTTTGCTGGGGGGAGACACTGACTGGGCTCCAGGGGTGGGCGGGGTAGACCTGGCAAGAGGCCCcgtggaggaggagaagaggccgCTGGCCCCTGAGGAAGAAGAGGATGCGGGATGCCGGGACCTGGAGTCCCTGTCCCCACGCGAGGACCCCGAGATGTCCACCGCTCTCAGCCGGAAGGTGTCTGACGTCACATCCTCAGGCGTGCAGTCCTTTGATGAGGAGGAAGGCGAGGCCAACAACAACTAG
- the FAM131B gene encoding protein FAM131B isoform X2, with product MGCIGSRTVGNEVIAVDWKGLKDVDQINMDSTSSLHGSSLHRPSTELSMEDTTSILPKLKRNSNAYGIGALAKSSFSGISRSMKDHVTKPTAMGQGRVAHMIEWQGWGKTPAIQPQHSHEAVRRDTDAYSDLSDGEKEARFLAGVMEQFAISEATLMAWSSMDGEDMSVNSTQETLGCNYSDNYQELMESQDALAQAPMDGWPHSYVSQGMYCLGSSDAWEASDQSLIASPATGSYLGPAFDDSQPSLHEMGPSQAASGYSAQEPSSLLGGDTDWAPGVGGVDLARGPVEEEKRPLAPEEEEDAGCRDLESLSPREDPEMSTALSRKVSDVTSSGVQSFDEEEGEANNN from the exons ATGGGCTGCATCGGCTCCCGGACCGTGG GAAATGAGGTGATCGCCGTGGACTGGAAGGGCCTGAAGGATGTGGACCAAATCAACATGGACAGCACCAGCTCGCTGCACGGGAGCAGCCTTCACCGGCCATCCACGGAG CTCTCCATGGAGGACACCACTTCCATCCTTCCGAAGCTTAAGCGAAACTCGAACGCCTATGGCATTGGGGCCCTGGCCAAGTCATCGTTCTCAG GGATTTCGAGAAGCATGAAGGATCATGTGACAAAGCCCACAGCCATGGGGCAGGGCCGGGTGGCCCACATGATTgagtggcagggctgggggaagACACCAGCCATTCAGCCGCAGCACAGCCACGAGGCCGTCCGCAGGGACACAGATGCCTACTCCGACCTCAGCGACGGCGAGAAGGAGGCCCGTTTCCTTGCAG GTGTCATGGAACAGTTTGCTATCTCCGAGGCTACTCTCATGGCCTGGTCTTCCATGGATGGTGAGGACATGAGTGTCAACTCCACCCAGGAAACACTGGGCTGCAACTACAGCGACAACTACCAGGAGCTGATGGAGAGTCAGG ATGCCCTCGCTCAAGCCCCGATGGATGGCTGGCCTCATTCCTATGTGTCCCAGGGCATGTACTGTCTGGGGTCATCGGATGCCTGGGAAGCGAGCGACCAGTCCCTCATTGCCTCTCCGGCCACGGGATCCTATCTCGGGCCTGCATTTGATGACTCACAGCCTAGCCTGCATGAAATGGGACCTTCCCAAGCTGCTTCAGGATACTCTGCTCAGGAGCCGTCTTCTTTGCTGGGGGGAGACACTGACTGGGCTCCAGGGGTGGGCGGGGTAGACCTGGCAAGAGGCCCcgtggaggaggagaagaggccgCTGGCCCCTGAGGAAGAAGAGGATGCGGGATGCCGGGACCTGGAGTCCCTGTCCCCACGCGAGGACCCCGAGATGTCCACCGCTCTCAGCCGGAAGGTGTCTGACGTCACATCCTCAGGCGTGCAGTCCTTTGATGAGGAGGAAGGCGAGGCCAACAACAACTAG